The nucleotide sequence CCAGCGCCCTGAAAAGCGTGCCCGGCGTCACGGACGCCCAGGTGGACCTCAAGACCGGCAAGGCCGTTGTGCAGGGCAGCGCCGACGCGCAGCACCTGATCACCGCCGTGCAGGACGAAGGGTACGGCGCGGCCGTTTCCCCTCAGTAATGCCCAGGGCGACGACCGCCAGGCCGCCTGCGCCCCATCCCCCTGAGGGGGAGGCCTGTCACACGAGCCAGCACCTCTGCATGCCCGAAGACAGTCGCCAGCGCGCCGCGCGTCGTCTTGCCATCGCCCGCGGTCACCTGGAAAGCATCCGCCGCTCCCTGGAGGATCCCGATGTCTACTGCGTGGACGTGCTGCGGCAGATCAAGGCCGTGCAGGGCGCGCTCGACGGCGCGGCCAGCGTGGTCCTGCGCGGGCACCTCGAAGCGCACGTGGCGACCGCCGCCACCCGGGGCGACGCTCAGGACATGGTGGACGAGCTCATGGACGTGCTCAAGTACATCTGAGTGACGGCAAACCCCCTGTCAGGTTGCCAGGGTGAATAACGCGCCGTTGGCCAGCCGCCGCTGACGGACCCAGATCACATCCGGAACGCGGCGGTCCGCTTGCCCTTTTCCCGTCGTTGCCTGTTCACGGCCGCTGACCACCTCCGCCCTCCCGCTCCGGGACGAGCCCATGGGTTCGTCCCGGTGTTCCTGCGAGGCTGCCTATGCCGCACGTCATCCTGTATGCCACACCCACCTGCCCCGACTGCCACGCGCTGCGGCGCTGGTTTGACCGGCACGGCGTCGCGTTTGAAGAACGCGACCTGACGAACCCGGCCGTCGCTGAGGAAGCCAAAGCTCGGTACGGCGTCCGGGTCGCGCCCATCACGGTTGTTGGTGAACAGTTCTTCTACGGGACCTTCGACCAGCAGCGGCCCAAATTGGAAGCGCTGCTGAGTTGATGCCTGTGCGAGAGGAACAGCCGGATGCATGGTGGGTTCCTGCGCTGGTACCCCTGTTATGGCGGCGATCAGCGGTGCACCGCTCCACCGGTTCGGGCATGCACCCGGAACGTCTGGCGCCACGCCACCGATCTGCCGTTCACCAGTGAAATCAGGGAGACGGCCATCTCGCCCTTTGTGTGAAGTGAAGACTCGATTTGGAGCCTGCTGAACGGGTTGAACATGTTACTCATTGATACGTTGGAGAAAACGATTGAAATGCGGAAGAAAGCATCATATTCATTAAAAAGAATAAGGCAGATATCATTAAAGTGAGGAGGCCAAACACAATCAATTGCCGTTGCCAACGAGACATTTTCTTGATCTGGGCTTCGTAGATGTTCAAGAGGCTGAAAATACCGCCCATGACGATGGCAAACACGATGAGCCACCGGTACGCCCACTCGGCCTTGATTTTCGCCGC is from Deinococcus arcticus and encodes:
- a CDS encoding CopZ family metallochaperone; the encoded protein is MNQIELTITGMTCGHCQSGVASALKSVPGVTDAQVDLKTGKAVVQGSADAQHLITAVQDEGYGAAVSPQ
- a CDS encoding metal-sensitive transcriptional regulator gives rise to the protein MPRATTARPPAPHPPEGEACHTSQHLCMPEDSRQRAARRLAIARGHLESIRRSLEDPDVYCVDVLRQIKAVQGALDGAASVVLRGHLEAHVATAATRGDAQDMVDELMDVLKYI
- a CDS encoding glutaredoxin family protein, giving the protein MPHVILYATPTCPDCHALRRWFDRHGVAFEERDLTNPAVAEEAKARYGVRVAPITVVGEQFFYGTFDQQRPKLEALLS